From one Vicinamibacterales bacterium genomic stretch:
- a CDS encoding NADH-ubiquinone oxidoreductase-F iron-sulfur binding region domain-containing protein, whose translation MNPVSSKKTPFTFDSIEPESGLKSALGKSRADIIAEISASGLRGRGGAGFPTGTKWNLAAAAKVKAGGNKYVVCNADEGEPGTFKDRVILLEHADLVFEGMTIGALAVGAKLGILYLRGEYVYMRPHLDAVLQRRRHQKLLGTAIAGREGFDFDIQIHMGAGAYVCGEETALIESLEGCRGEPRNRPPFPVDTGFDGQPTIVNNVETLAWAACILSRSAHWFKSIGTDKSAGYKLFSVSGDCREPGVYEFPLGISVAELLQKVGGEGAKAVQVGGASGHCIPASEFSRRIAFEDISTGGSIIVFGPGRDMLEVAKNFMEFFVEESCGQCTPCRVGNAKLLEGVGLLERGECSMQYVQELLGLSETMQLASKCGLGQSSPNAFVSIVKHFKDEIMGRTLVH comes from the coding sequence ATGAACCCCGTGAGCAGCAAGAAGACGCCGTTCACCTTCGACAGTATCGAGCCGGAATCCGGCCTGAAGTCGGCGCTCGGGAAGAGCCGTGCCGACATCATCGCCGAGATCAGCGCCTCGGGCCTCCGCGGCCGGGGCGGCGCCGGTTTCCCGACCGGGACCAAGTGGAACCTGGCGGCGGCGGCCAAGGTCAAGGCGGGCGGCAACAAATACGTCGTGTGCAACGCGGACGAGGGCGAGCCGGGTACGTTCAAGGATCGGGTGATCCTCCTCGAGCACGCCGACCTCGTGTTCGAGGGCATGACGATCGGCGCGCTGGCCGTCGGCGCGAAGCTCGGCATCCTCTACCTCCGCGGCGAGTACGTCTACATGCGGCCGCATCTCGACGCGGTGCTCCAGCGTCGGCGCCATCAGAAGCTCCTCGGCACGGCGATTGCGGGCCGCGAGGGTTTCGACTTCGATATCCAGATTCACATGGGCGCCGGCGCCTACGTGTGCGGCGAGGAGACGGCGCTCATCGAGTCGCTCGAGGGATGTCGCGGCGAGCCCCGCAACCGGCCGCCGTTCCCGGTGGACACCGGGTTTGACGGCCAGCCGACGATCGTCAACAACGTCGAGACGCTTGCCTGGGCGGCGTGCATCCTCAGCCGCAGCGCCCACTGGTTCAAGTCGATCGGCACCGACAAGTCGGCGGGGTACAAGCTGTTCAGCGTGTCGGGCGACTGCCGCGAGCCGGGCGTCTACGAATTCCCGCTCGGGATCAGCGTGGCGGAACTCCTCCAGAAGGTGGGAGGCGAGGGCGCCAAGGCGGTCCAGGTCGGCGGTGCGTCGGGCCACTGCATCCCGGCCTCCGAGTTCTCGCGGCGCATCGCGTTCGAGGACATCTCGACCGGCGGCTCGATCATCGTGTTCGGGCCCGGACGCGACATGCTGGAGGTGGCGAAGAACTTCATGGAGTTCTTCGTCGAGGAATCGTGCGGCCAGTGCACACCGTGCCGCGTCGGCAACGCGAAACTCCTCGAGGGCGTCGGGTTGCTGGAGCGCGGCGAGTGCTCGATGCAGTACGTCCAGGAGCTGCTGGGGCTGAGCGAAACGATGCAGCTGGCGTCGAAATGCGGCCTCGGGCAGTCGAGCCCGAACGCCTTCGTGTCGATCGTGAAGCATTTCAAGGACGAGATCATGGGCCGCACGCTGGTCCACTGA
- a CDS encoding NADH-dependent [FeFe] hydrogenase, group A6, with protein sequence MSADKNQCFDTSRAPVSQRGKQVTTSGDSTGYIGGLVSITIDGRDHKVPLGTTVLEAAKQLGIRIPTLCHHPDLCVAGVCRVCVVEVENQRTLQAACAYPVTAPLKVKTHTPKVRQARRHIIDLLLSQHYGECYSCKRNNNCELQSLSKEYGVDFYRFGHPTESRFPIDRSSYSVIRDMDKCVLCRRCVRTCIDVQEVGVLETVGRSDQTRVATYLDKPLGEVVCINCGQCINRCPTGALHANDTSDEVWRAIDDPTKHVVIQTAPSPRAGIGECFGLEPGIPMTYQLNTALKLCGFDKVFDTNFTADLTIIEEGTELLLRLHKALVKKEAVAFPQFSSCSPGWVKYLEHFYPEYIPNLSTAKSPQQMFGAVIKTYYAKLNNLDPKDIVTVALMPCSAKKFECNRPEMDSSGFKDVDYGLTTREMAQMIKEAGIHLPDMSKGEFDDPFGTATGSGVIFGATGGVMEAALRTVIELVTGKKVESLFDHADIIPLRGFDGVKYVELPIPEVSPDVIPLLKHLIPNWDFLKGATLKVAVAHGTANAKRVMENIKAGGQFSQCHFIEFMGCPGGCIGGGGQPIPTSPEIRKARARAIYEEDTACEVRKSHENPAVLKIYAEFLTEGPCGHLSHDLLHTHYTPRGKFIG encoded by the coding sequence ATGAGCGCTGACAAGAACCAGTGTTTCGACACGTCGCGGGCGCCTGTGAGCCAGCGGGGCAAGCAGGTGACGACGAGCGGCGATTCGACCGGCTACATCGGTGGACTGGTCTCGATCACCATCGACGGCAGGGATCACAAGGTGCCGCTCGGCACCACGGTGCTCGAAGCCGCCAAGCAGCTCGGCATCCGCATTCCGACGCTCTGCCATCATCCCGATCTGTGCGTCGCCGGCGTCTGCCGCGTCTGTGTCGTCGAAGTGGAGAACCAGCGGACGCTCCAGGCGGCGTGCGCGTACCCGGTGACCGCGCCGCTCAAGGTGAAGACGCACACCCCGAAGGTGCGGCAGGCCCGGCGTCACATCATCGACCTGCTGCTGTCCCAGCACTACGGCGAGTGCTACAGCTGCAAGCGAAACAACAACTGCGAGCTGCAGTCGCTGTCGAAGGAATACGGCGTCGACTTCTACCGATTCGGACACCCGACCGAGTCGCGGTTCCCGATCGACCGATCGAGTTACTCGGTCATCCGTGACATGGACAAGTGCGTCCTGTGCCGCCGCTGTGTCCGCACCTGCATCGACGTGCAGGAGGTCGGCGTGCTCGAGACGGTCGGCCGCAGCGACCAGACAAGGGTCGCCACCTACCTGGACAAGCCGCTCGGCGAGGTGGTGTGCATCAACTGCGGGCAGTGCATCAACCGCTGCCCGACCGGCGCGCTGCACGCCAACGACACGTCCGACGAGGTCTGGCGCGCGATCGACGACCCGACCAAGCACGTCGTCATCCAGACGGCGCCGAGCCCGCGGGCCGGCATCGGCGAGTGCTTCGGCCTCGAGCCGGGTATTCCGATGACCTACCAGTTGAACACCGCGCTGAAGCTGTGCGGCTTCGACAAGGTGTTCGACACGAACTTCACCGCCGACCTGACGATCATCGAAGAGGGCACCGAGCTGCTGCTCCGCCTGCACAAGGCCCTCGTGAAGAAGGAAGCGGTCGCGTTCCCGCAGTTCTCGAGCTGCTCACCGGGCTGGGTGAAGTACCTCGAGCACTTCTATCCGGAGTACATCCCGAACCTCTCGACGGCGAAGAGTCCGCAGCAGATGTTCGGCGCCGTCATCAAGACGTACTACGCCAAGCTCAACAACCTCGACCCGAAGGACATCGTGACCGTCGCGTTGATGCCCTGCTCGGCCAAGAAGTTCGAGTGCAATCGGCCGGAGATGGACTCGAGCGGCTTCAAGGACGTGGACTACGGCCTCACGACGCGCGAGATGGCGCAGATGATCAAGGAAGCCGGGATCCATCTGCCCGACATGTCGAAGGGCGAGTTCGACGATCCGTTTGGCACGGCGACCGGGTCCGGCGTGATCTTCGGCGCCACGGGGGGCGTCATGGAGGCGGCGCTGCGGACGGTGATCGAGCTGGTGACGGGCAAGAAGGTCGAAAGCCTGTTCGACCACGCAGACATCATTCCGCTGCGGGGCTTCGACGGCGTGAAATACGTCGAGTTGCCGATTCCGGAGGTCAGCCCCGACGTTATCCCGCTCCTCAAGCACCTCATCCCCAACTGGGACTTCCTGAAGGGGGCCACGCTGAAGGTAGCGGTGGCGCACGGCACGGCGAACGCAAAAAGGGTGATGGAGAACATCAAGGCCGGCGGCCAGTTCTCGCAGTGTCATTTCATCGAGTTCATGGGCTGCCCGGGCGGCTGCATCGGCGGCGGGGGCCAGCCGATCCCGACTTCGCCCGAGATTCGCAAGGCGCGGGCGCGGGCGATCTACGAAGAAGACACGGCATGCGAGGTCCGCAAGTCGCACGAGAACCCGGCCGTGCTCAAGATCTACGCGGAGTTCCTGACCGAGGGGCCGTGCGGCCACCTGTCGCACGACCTCCTGCACACGCACTACACGCCGCGGGGGAAATTCATCGGGTAG
- a CDS encoding alpha-L-arabinofuranosidase C-terminal domain-containing protein: protein MQRRSFLKTAAMGSLAWCAGPATDRLSAAAGVAASQGGSSEAGIEILPGEAIGVIRPDIYGHFVEHLGAVVYDGIWVGEQSKVPNIGGLRKALVEALRAVRPGVIRWPGGCFADSYNWRDGIGPRSQRPRRGSFWADDSAWPPGCPDGPWKYETNEFGTNEFVRFCRLVGAQPYFAANVRSLSPKDFYEWIDYCNAPAGATTLAASRAATGDRDPLGVRNWGVGNESWGCGGNFRPEEYAAEYRRFIEWVPRFGQNLTFIASGPNGGDLEWTRRFFAAMRERRSLGSVAGWALHHYSWNVSGGRTQDWSKGKGAAVGYPVSEWFELLNEANRMETLIADHWAAMGEADPQHRVKLVVDEWGAWYKPGSQVDPTHLFGQQSTMRDAVLAGLTLDTFNRHVDKVMMANVAQLVNTLHALFLAHEDQFLVTPTYHVFAMHQAHQGGRAVRSVFTAPPASYAENGRSVALPGLAGSASLHDRRLVLTVTNPDPQQAREAAITVRDAKPGGVRVTTLVAGSIQTVNTFDRPDAIRPVEKTLAATPGGRLTHTFPAASVTKLEMDLT from the coding sequence ATGCAGCGACGCAGTTTCCTGAAGACCGCGGCGATGGGCAGCCTCGCCTGGTGCGCAGGGCCCGCGACCGACCGCCTGTCGGCGGCCGCTGGTGTCGCCGCCAGCCAGGGTGGATCGTCCGAAGCGGGCATCGAGATCCTGCCTGGCGAGGCGATCGGCGTCATCCGTCCGGACATCTACGGTCATTTCGTCGAGCACCTGGGCGCCGTGGTCTACGACGGGATCTGGGTCGGTGAGCAGTCGAAGGTGCCGAATATCGGCGGCTTGAGGAAGGCGCTCGTCGAGGCGCTCCGCGCCGTCAGGCCTGGCGTCATTCGGTGGCCCGGCGGCTGCTTCGCGGACAGCTACAACTGGCGGGACGGCATCGGCCCGCGATCGCAACGGCCGCGCCGCGGGAGCTTCTGGGCAGACGACTCGGCGTGGCCGCCTGGCTGCCCGGACGGTCCGTGGAAGTACGAAACGAACGAGTTCGGGACGAACGAGTTCGTGCGGTTCTGCCGCCTCGTTGGCGCCCAGCCGTATTTCGCGGCGAACGTGCGCAGCCTGTCCCCGAAGGACTTCTACGAGTGGATCGACTACTGCAATGCGCCGGCCGGCGCGACGACGCTGGCCGCGTCGCGGGCGGCCACCGGGGATCGCGACCCGCTCGGCGTTCGCAACTGGGGCGTCGGCAACGAGTCCTGGGGCTGTGGCGGCAACTTCCGGCCCGAAGAGTACGCTGCCGAGTATCGCCGCTTCATCGAGTGGGTGCCGCGCTTCGGTCAGAACCTGACGTTCATCGCGTCCGGTCCAAACGGCGGCGACCTCGAGTGGACCAGGCGGTTCTTCGCTGCCATGCGCGAGCGGCGAAGCCTCGGATCAGTCGCCGGCTGGGCCCTGCACCACTACTCGTGGAACGTCAGCGGAGGACGAACGCAGGACTGGTCCAAGGGCAAGGGTGCGGCCGTCGGCTACCCCGTCTCCGAGTGGTTCGAGCTGCTGAACGAAGCCAACCGAATGGAGACGCTCATCGCCGACCACTGGGCGGCGATGGGCGAGGCGGACCCACAGCACCGCGTGAAGCTCGTCGTGGACGAGTGGGGCGCGTGGTACAAGCCGGGCAGCCAGGTCGATCCGACGCACCTCTTCGGCCAGCAGTCCACGATGCGGGATGCGGTACTGGCGGGACTGACGCTCGACACGTTCAACCGGCACGTCGACAAGGTGATGATGGCCAACGTCGCGCAGCTCGTGAATACGCTGCACGCGCTCTTCCTGGCCCACGAGGACCAGTTCCTCGTGACGCCGACCTACCACGTGTTCGCGATGCATCAGGCGCACCAGGGCGGCCGCGCCGTCCGGTCGGTCTTCACGGCGCCCCCGGCCAGCTACGCCGAGAACGGACGCTCCGTGGCCCTGCCTGGCCTCGCCGGCTCGGCATCGCTGCACGACCGGCGCCTGGTGTTGACGGTAACGAATCCGGATCCGCAGCAGGCCCGCGAGGCGGCGATCACGGTACGGGACGCGAAGCCGGGGGGCGTGCGGGTGACGACGCTCGTCGCCGGGTCGATCCAGACGGTGAACACGTTCGATCGACCCGATGCGATCCGCCCGGTCGAGAAGACGCTGGCCGCCACGCCGGGCGGGCGTCTGACGCACACGTTCCCCGCCGCGTCGGTGACGAAGCTGGAGATGGATTTGACGTAG
- a CDS encoding putative metal-dependent hydrolase: MDPRYPIGKFDPRDTTPLPDIVAMLATFPTELRKAVAGLTMKQLTTPYRDGGWTARQVVHHVADSHLNCYARFRLALTEDRPTIKPYDEKKWAELPDAKGGPIDMSVDLVTGIHERWAALMRAMSPEDFARVFVHPDRGEMSLERTARLYAWHCRHHLAHIALSAELGRP, from the coding sequence ATGGACCCGCGATATCCGATTGGCAAGTTCGACCCGCGCGATACGACACCGCTTCCCGACATCGTCGCGATGCTGGCCACGTTTCCGACCGAACTGCGGAAGGCGGTCGCCGGGTTGACGATGAAGCAGTTGACGACGCCGTATCGCGACGGGGGATGGACGGCACGTCAGGTGGTGCATCATGTCGCGGACAGCCACCTGAACTGCTACGCTCGGTTCCGCCTCGCGCTCACAGAGGACCGGCCGACGATCAAGCCGTACGACGAGAAGAAGTGGGCCGAGCTGCCCGACGCGAAAGGCGGCCCCATCGACATGTCGGTGGACCTGGTGACGGGGATCCACGAGCGATGGGCGGCGCTGATGCGGGCGATGTCGCCGGAGGACTTCGCGCGTGTCTTCGTGCACCCCGACCGCGGTGAGATGTCGCTCGAACGGACCGCCCGCCTCTATGCATGGCACTGCCGTCACCACCTCGCCCACATTGCGCTGTCGGCGGAGTTGGGACGACCGTAG
- a CDS encoding aromatic amino acid ammonia-lyase, translating to MAIVLDGSGLTVEKLVKIARHGELVTLDPAALERIKVCRAMLEEKLAAREIMYGTNTGIGEFSEKILTDDQVKEFQRYLVYNHAAGIGDPLPIESVRAALTGRINVHAHGNSACRPDITLTMVEMLNRGVTPVVCQKGSVGACGDLAPMAQAALLLMGEGEAFFQGERLPGRLAMERAGIPIPGLHARDGLAAINGSNVLTAISALHVYDMERWLKQADIAAAMSIEALLGNLKPYNSKLHQLRGFHGAITSAQNILAVIAGSDLTTGKVKTKVQDAYSMRSTPQVIGTARDALAYARSQVEIELNGVGDNPIFVPELKLTLTGANFQGSPVSLPMDMAGAAITMVSVMSERRMNRLTNPALSAGLPDFLAHEPGFYSGLMLSQYTADSLIVEQRILSMPASIQSIPAAADQEDFVSMGMNTAIKNGQILDNAYGVLGIEFMAAAQGLDFRKFTPGKGTQKAREVIRRHVKHLEVDRPLFDDHNAMKRLVESCEILEEVEALVGPLA from the coding sequence ATGGCGATCGTATTGGACGGTTCGGGCCTGACCGTTGAGAAACTGGTGAAGATTGCGCGGCACGGCGAATTGGTGACGCTCGACCCGGCAGCGCTCGAGCGCATCAAAGTGTGCCGGGCGATGCTCGAGGAGAAGCTGGCCGCCCGCGAAATCATGTACGGCACCAACACCGGGATTGGCGAGTTCTCCGAGAAGATCCTGACCGACGATCAGGTGAAGGAGTTCCAGCGCTACCTGGTCTACAACCATGCGGCCGGCATCGGCGATCCGCTCCCGATCGAATCGGTCCGCGCGGCCCTGACGGGTCGGATCAACGTGCACGCGCACGGCAACTCCGCGTGCCGCCCCGACATCACGCTGACCATGGTGGAGATGTTGAACCGCGGCGTGACCCCGGTGGTGTGCCAGAAGGGGTCCGTGGGAGCGTGCGGCGACCTGGCGCCGATGGCACAGGCGGCGTTGCTGCTGATGGGGGAGGGCGAGGCGTTCTTCCAGGGTGAGCGGCTGCCCGGCCGTCTGGCGATGGAACGCGCGGGCATCCCGATTCCCGGCCTGCACGCACGCGACGGCCTGGCGGCGATCAACGGCTCCAACGTGCTCACCGCAATTTCGGCGCTGCACGTGTACGACATGGAGCGCTGGCTGAAGCAGGCGGACATCGCGGCGGCGATGTCGATCGAAGCGCTGCTCGGCAACCTGAAGCCCTACAACTCGAAGCTTCACCAACTGCGCGGCTTCCACGGCGCCATCACCTCGGCGCAGAACATCCTGGCGGTGATTGCCGGGTCCGACCTGACGACCGGCAAGGTGAAGACCAAGGTGCAGGATGCCTACTCGATGCGGTCCACCCCGCAGGTCATCGGCACCGCACGCGACGCGCTCGCCTACGCGCGGTCGCAGGTGGAAATCGAGTTGAATGGTGTCGGCGACAACCCGATCTTCGTCCCCGAACTGAAGCTGACGCTGACCGGCGCGAACTTCCAGGGCTCGCCCGTCTCGCTCCCGATGGACATGGCCGGCGCCGCCATCACGATGGTCTCGGTGATGTCCGAACGCCGGATGAACCGGCTCACCAATCCGGCGCTCTCCGCGGGCCTTCCGGATTTCCTGGCGCATGAGCCGGGGTTCTATTCCGGCCTGATGCTCAGTCAGTACACCGCCGACTCGCTCATCGTCGAGCAGCGGATCCTGTCGATGCCGGCATCGATCCAGTCGATACCGGCCGCGGCCGACCAGGAGGACTTCGTCTCGATGGGGATGAATACGGCCATCAAGAACGGCCAGATTCTCGACAACGCGTACGGCGTGCTCGGCATCGAGTTCATGGCCGCCGCGCAGGGGCTCGACTTCCGGAAGTTCACGCCGGGCAAAGGAACGCAGAAGGCGCGTGAGGTCATCCGCCGCCACGTGAAACACCTCGAGGTGGACCGGCCGCTGTTCGACGACCACAACGCGATGAAGCGGCTCGTCGAGTCGTGCGAGATCCTGGAGGAAGTAGAGGCGCTCGTGGGCCCGCTGGCGTAG
- a CDS encoding DUF2817 domain-containing protein: MVRRTSALILSVAASLLLLFGAAPSRAQSLQTPGEQSGYKKYSQFEDVTRFLDEVVKQSKQVQVQTIGQTGPAKDFPGARLFLVAITDEGAATPQALNRAKPTFMLIASQHGNEQSGKEASLALVRDIALGEMKPLLKQVNFLIVPQANPYGNFINRRTNEQGLDLNRDHVKLEAPETRIIHAAFRAWMPEVTLDVHEKGDDYYRVSTGCVSNANIHPTLERFSRDILFKQVEQAVTAAGYTWFEYLVTERVGSAGAAGAPEPRGNPSAPRETLTRPSTTDLNDGRNSLGIYETLSFIQEGSSRHDLDTLKDRTGWQYRGIRALMEATARNGQEVVRLVRGRREALARDAKTYAADKVVYLRMEYVKDPKQPELTIKRFDRSLDQRGATERAATEPAPAPVEQKVLTQVVKNWLPKVEPSVSVPRPLGYIIPAANRDVVDTLIAHGIEVACLTKSAQADVETYEIGDVVPASDDYVAPDAIAVTKKALRTTVAAGAFYVTTDQPAANLIPSLLEPQAGYGLIRYRSFKLPQQKGGVWPFTRVITAAALPLVPVR; encoded by the coding sequence ATGGTCCGACGCACGTCCGCTCTGATCCTGTCAGTCGCAGCCAGTCTCCTCCTGCTCTTCGGCGCTGCGCCGTCACGCGCGCAGTCGCTCCAGACCCCAGGCGAGCAGTCCGGCTACAAGAAGTACTCCCAGTTCGAAGACGTCACCCGGTTCCTCGACGAGGTGGTGAAGCAGTCCAAGCAGGTGCAGGTTCAGACGATCGGCCAGACCGGCCCGGCCAAGGACTTCCCCGGCGCCAGGCTGTTCCTGGTCGCGATCACCGACGAAGGGGCGGCCACGCCGCAGGCGCTCAACCGTGCGAAGCCGACGTTCATGCTGATTGCGTCCCAGCACGGCAATGAACAGTCGGGCAAAGAGGCCTCGCTCGCGCTCGTCCGCGACATCGCCCTCGGCGAGATGAAACCGCTGCTCAAGCAGGTGAACTTCCTCATCGTGCCGCAAGCGAACCCTTACGGGAACTTCATCAACCGCCGCACCAACGAGCAGGGGCTGGACCTGAACCGCGATCACGTCAAGCTGGAGGCGCCCGAGACGCGGATCATCCACGCCGCGTTCCGCGCCTGGATGCCCGAAGTGACCCTGGACGTGCACGAGAAGGGCGACGACTACTACCGCGTGTCCACGGGCTGCGTGTCGAACGCCAACATCCACCCGACGCTCGAGCGCTTCTCGCGCGACATCCTGTTCAAGCAGGTCGAGCAGGCGGTCACCGCAGCCGGTTACACGTGGTTCGAATACCTCGTGACGGAACGAGTCGGCAGTGCCGGCGCGGCCGGCGCGCCCGAACCGCGTGGGAATCCGTCGGCGCCGCGCGAGACGCTGACCCGGCCGAGCACCACCGACCTGAACGACGGCCGCAACAGCCTGGGGATCTACGAGACGCTGTCGTTCATCCAGGAAGGCTCGTCGCGCCACGACCTCGACACACTCAAGGATCGCACCGGCTGGCAGTACCGCGGCATTCGCGCGTTGATGGAAGCGACGGCGAGGAACGGTCAGGAGGTCGTGCGCCTGGTCCGGGGCCGCCGCGAGGCACTGGCTCGGGATGCCAAGACGTACGCGGCGGACAAGGTCGTCTATCTTCGCATGGAATACGTGAAGGACCCGAAGCAGCCCGAGTTGACGATCAAGCGGTTCGATCGCTCGCTGGATCAGCGCGGCGCGACCGAGCGCGCGGCCACCGAGCCGGCGCCCGCCCCGGTCGAACAGAAGGTCCTCACCCAAGTGGTGAAGAACTGGCTGCCAAAGGTGGAGCCGAGCGTCTCAGTACCGCGTCCGCTCGGCTACATCATCCCGGCCGCGAATCGCGACGTCGTGGACACCCTGATCGCCCACGGTATCGAGGTGGCCTGCCTCACGAAGAGTGCGCAGGCGGACGTGGAGACGTACGAGATTGGGGACGTCGTCCCCGCAAGCGACGACTACGTGGCGCCGGATGCGATCGCGGTGACGAAGAAGGCACTGAGGACAACGGTGGCGGCGGGAGCGTTCTACGTGACCACGGACCAGCCGGCGGCCAATCTGATTCCCAGTCTGCTGGAGCCGCAAGCCGGATACGGGCTGATTCGCTATCGATCCTTCAAGCTTCCTCAGCAGAAGGGCGGGGTGTGGCCCTTCACGCGTGTGATTACGGCTGCGGCATTGCCGCTGGTGCCCGTGAGATAG